From the Nodularia sp. NIES-3585 genome, one window contains:
- a CDS encoding CPBP family intramembrane glutamic endopeptidase codes for MAIKRLILFFVLTPIAILLSVSSLFGTLQEPQFQSRLELYQTNIALQAQAWQPEDSNDENLSAIKAAILGENPLENATKQYQQVRQSVQTNLDKAEKQLAQSQALPIPPKPLPDAPPDTKASRQEQQGKLQKSLQQLRKLQADLDLRLGILHANQEKTDTAINTWAELKQNSEINPDFRETAAVLSGIWSDPPRLLPNSQQLINKNLDGWFRYTSLIQLYELQQREEALSTVKAQQQEAATQSVLKLALIATIPTVTALTGLILLVFLIGQRLLKGKAAILAQNADLPWSTPWDAETILQVFVVGFFFMGQLFVPVLVMLLPIPRPIINVRLQALSVLVSYMMVASGALLVLYLSVKRFFPLPENWFRFRLQDRWILWGFGGYCAALPIVVLVSLINQQLWQGQGGSNPLLQLALESQDTVALGLFFFTAAIAAPIFEELLFRGFLLPSLTRYVPVWGAIMLSSLLFAIAHLSLSEILPLTALGMVLGVVYTRSRNLLAPMLLHSLWNSGTLISLFILGSGN; via the coding sequence ATGGCGATTAAGCGGTTAATTTTATTTTTTGTCCTAACGCCGATAGCAATCTTGTTGTCAGTTTCGTCTTTATTTGGTACTTTGCAGGAGCCGCAGTTCCAAAGTCGTCTGGAACTGTACCAAACTAATATTGCTTTACAAGCCCAAGCTTGGCAACCAGAAGATAGTAATGACGAAAATTTGTCAGCAATTAAAGCAGCGATTCTGGGAGAAAACCCGCTAGAAAATGCTACAAAGCAATATCAGCAGGTGCGTCAGTCAGTTCAAACTAATTTGGACAAAGCTGAAAAACAACTTGCTCAATCTCAGGCTCTTCCCATACCCCCAAAACCTTTACCAGATGCGCCTCCTGACACTAAAGCTTCTCGTCAGGAACAGCAGGGAAAGTTGCAGAAATCTCTTCAACAACTGCGAAAATTACAGGCTGATTTAGATTTACGTCTAGGAATTTTACACGCAAACCAAGAAAAAACCGATACAGCTATTAATACTTGGGCTGAATTAAAGCAAAACTCCGAAATTAATCCAGACTTTCGGGAAACTGCGGCTGTATTGAGTGGAATATGGAGTGATCCTCCTCGACTTCTACCTAATTCCCAACAGCTGATTAACAAAAATTTAGATGGCTGGTTTCGCTATACTTCTTTAATTCAACTTTACGAACTCCAACAACGAGAAGAAGCTTTATCAACAGTTAAAGCCCAACAACAAGAAGCTGCTACCCAATCTGTGCTGAAATTAGCCTTAATTGCGACAATTCCCACTGTAACAGCATTAACTGGTCTCATCTTGCTGGTTTTCTTGATTGGTCAGCGTTTGCTCAAGGGAAAAGCCGCTATATTGGCTCAAAATGCTGATTTGCCTTGGTCAACGCCTTGGGATGCGGAAACGATTTTACAGGTTTTTGTGGTGGGCTTTTTCTTTATGGGGCAACTGTTTGTGCCTGTTTTGGTGATGCTACTCCCCATCCCGCGCCCTATTATTAATGTCCGACTTCAGGCTTTATCTGTTTTAGTCAGCTACATGATGGTAGCTTCAGGTGCGCTGTTGGTGCTTTATTTATCGGTCAAGCGCTTTTTTCCCCTACCAGAAAATTGGTTTCGCTTCCGGTTGCAAGATCGGTGGATTTTATGGGGATTCGGCGGTTATTGTGCCGCTTTACCGATAGTGGTGCTGGTGTCGTTGATTAATCAACAATTATGGCAAGGTCAGGGTGGTAGTAATCCTTTGTTGCAGTTGGCGCTGGAAAGCCAAGATACTGTGGCTCTGGGGCTATTTTTCTTTACTGCTGCGATCGCAGCCCCCATTTTTGAAGAATTGCTGTTTCGCGGCTTTCTATTGCCCTCTCTGACTCGTTATGTACCTGTTTGGGGCGCAATTATGTTGAGTAGTTTGTTGTTTGCGATCGCTCACCTCAGTTTGTCGGAAATCCTGCCCCTGACAGCGTTAGGGATGGTTTTAGGTGTAGTTTACACGCGATCGCGCAATCTCTTGGCTCCTATGCTGCTCCATAGTCTTTGGAATAGTGGTACGTTAATCAGTCTATTTATTTTGGGTAGTGGTAACTAA
- a CDS encoding cation-translocating P-type ATPase produces MQLAPKTQLTPEPTPTSEKIILDVGGMKCAGCVSAVERQLMQYPGVKSACVNLATEVAVVETELGDSEAGRSPVDQDALAQRLTSAGFPSQPRQAREKIAGESTSQDPEERKRREMRSSFGQLIIAGVLLVLSGIGHFGSMGGQILPILNNIWFHCGLATVAILIPGRPILVDGWRGWRRNAPNMNTLVGLGTLTAYTASLIALLFPQMGWECFFDEPVMMLGFILLGRTLEQQARGRASAAFRELLALQPQIARLIPNPDPEKLGLGSNIVEIPAEKVRVGEWLQVLPGDKIPVDGEVRFGQTTVNESMLTGEAVPVMKQPGDLVAAGTLNQSGAIAIFATRTGSDTTLAQIVTLVEAAQTRKAPVQKLADTVAGYFTYGVLTASVLTFVFWFFFGTHIWSDVTMSGGMEMMNHAPLSTPEAIARVSTHSPLLTSLKLAIAVMVVACPCALGLATPTAILVGTAIGAERGLLIKGGDVLERVHQLDTVVFDKTGTLTTGNPTVTDCLPFEEWDDHNYSLLQLAAAVESGTYHPLAKAIQQAAQEQKLFIPDAVDFHTEPGLGVSAIVEGLSLLLGNWDWLSKHGVFASDAAQQIAQHLAEEGKTVVGVAVEGNLAGLIAVKDTLRPDAEATVNKLREMGLRVMLLSGDRLEAANAIAKQLGLDSADVMAGVLPAKKADVIKSLQLQGRSQSPTPHSPLPTPHSPLPTPHSPLPTPHSVVAMVGDGINDAPALSQADVGIALYSGTDVAMETAEIVLMRDRLNDVVASIQLSRATFNKIRQNLFWAFAYNTIGIPLAAGVLLPNFGFVLSPSGAAALMAFSSVSVVTNSILLRRLAHRL; encoded by the coding sequence ATGCAACTTGCCCCGAAAACTCAGCTTACTCCAGAACCAACCCCGACTTCTGAGAAAATTATCCTAGATGTTGGGGGGATGAAATGTGCTGGATGTGTAAGCGCTGTAGAGCGACAGCTCATGCAATATCCAGGAGTGAAAAGCGCCTGTGTGAATCTGGCTACAGAGGTAGCAGTGGTAGAGACAGAACTTGGTGATAGCGAAGCTGGGCGTAGCCCGGTAGACCAAGATGCACTAGCGCAGCGATTGACATCAGCTGGATTTCCTTCTCAACCACGTCAAGCTAGGGAAAAAATAGCAGGGGAATCTACCTCACAAGATCCAGAAGAACGAAAGCGCCGAGAAATGCGTTCTTCATTTGGGCAGTTAATTATCGCTGGGGTACTGCTGGTGTTGTCGGGAATTGGACATTTTGGCAGCATGGGTGGTCAAATACTGCCAATCTTGAATAACATCTGGTTTCACTGTGGATTGGCAACAGTTGCAATATTAATCCCCGGTCGCCCAATTTTAGTTGATGGTTGGCGGGGATGGCGGCGAAATGCGCCTAATATGAATACTCTTGTGGGATTGGGAACGCTGACAGCTTACACTGCTAGTTTAATAGCGCTACTGTTCCCCCAAATGGGTTGGGAATGCTTCTTTGATGAACCAGTGATGATGCTGGGTTTTATTCTCCTGGGTAGAACTTTAGAACAACAAGCCAGAGGTCGAGCCTCAGCCGCTTTTAGGGAATTACTGGCACTTCAACCACAAATAGCACGATTGATTCCCAACCCAGACCCAGAAAAATTAGGCTTGGGGTCAAATATTGTCGAGATTCCTGCTGAAAAGGTGCGTGTTGGTGAATGGTTACAGGTACTACCAGGAGATAAAATTCCTGTTGATGGTGAGGTTCGCTTTGGGCAAACAACGGTAAATGAGTCTATGCTGACTGGGGAAGCAGTACCAGTCATGAAACAGCCAGGGGATTTGGTAGCCGCAGGAACCCTGAACCAGTCAGGCGCGATCGCTATATTCGCAACTCGTACGGGTAGCGATACCACTTTGGCACAAATCGTTACTTTAGTAGAAGCTGCCCAAACCCGTAAAGCCCCAGTCCAAAAATTAGCCGATACAGTAGCAGGTTACTTTACTTATGGTGTGTTAACGGCTTCTGTGTTGACATTTGTTTTTTGGTTCTTTTTCGGCACTCACATCTGGAGTGATGTCACTATGTCTGGTGGCATGGAAATGATGAATCACGCGCCACTTTCTACTCCAGAGGCGATCGCGAGGGTTTCTACCCATTCTCCCCTACTCACGAGTTTAAAACTAGCGATCGCAGTCATGGTTGTCGCTTGTCCTTGTGCTTTGGGACTGGCTACACCAACAGCAATTCTTGTTGGAACTGCCATCGGCGCTGAACGGGGTCTGTTAATCAAAGGTGGTGATGTCTTAGAAAGAGTACACCAGCTAGATACAGTTGTATTTGATAAAACAGGCACTCTGACTACAGGTAATCCCACGGTTACCGATTGTTTACCCTTTGAGGAATGGGATGATCACAACTACTCTCTCCTCCAACTTGCAGCAGCAGTAGAAAGTGGCACTTATCACCCTTTAGCTAAAGCCATTCAACAAGCAGCACAGGAGCAAAAGTTATTTATTCCTGACGCTGTGGATTTTCACACAGAACCGGGATTGGGTGTATCTGCCATTGTCGAGGGTCTGTCCTTACTTTTGGGTAACTGGGACTGGTTGAGTAAGCATGGAGTTTTTGCCAGTGACGCTGCACAACAAATAGCTCAACATCTGGCAGAAGAGGGTAAAACTGTGGTGGGCGTAGCAGTTGAAGGGAATTTAGCCGGACTAATTGCTGTTAAAGATACCCTCAGACCTGATGCTGAGGCTACAGTCAACAAGTTACGTGAGATGGGTTTACGGGTAATGCTGCTCAGTGGCGATAGATTAGAAGCAGCTAACGCTATCGCTAAACAACTAGGACTAGATAGCGCTGATGTCATGGCTGGCGTTCTCCCAGCCAAAAAAGCCGATGTGATCAAATCTCTCCAGCTACAAGGAAGATCACAATCCCCCACTCCCCACTCCCCACTCCCCACTCCCCACTCCCCACTCCCCACTCCCCACTCCCCACTCCCCACTCCCCACTCCGTTGTCGCCATGGTTGGCGATGGGATTAATGATGCTCCGGCTTTATCACAAGCAGATGTGGGAATTGCTTTATATTCTGGGACAGATGTGGCCATGGAAACTGCCGAAATTGTCTTGATGCGCGATCGCTTAAATGATGTTGTGGCATCAATTCAACTTAGTCGTGCCACTTTCAACAAAATCCGCCAAAATTTATTCTGGGCATTTGCATATAACACAATCGGCATTCCTTTAGCTGCGGGCGTATTGTTACCAAATTTTGGTTTTGTTCTCAGTCCTTCTGGCGCAGCAGCATTAATGGCTTTTAGCTCTGTTAGTGTTGTCACCAACTCAATTTTATTAAGGAGATTAGCTCATCGCCTGTAA
- a CDS encoding M48 family metallopeptidase, translated as MAQTVEFLFDTGLERYKAGEATETLIPVFKEVCDRAPKTSSAWICLSWLYLLENKPNLAYKAAQKAVKLNPQDPQARINLAMSMLETGQKGLREHIEFAKQLIFVNEEWEKEIKDSITDGLSRKPDWQSLAKVKTWLFE; from the coding sequence ATGGCTCAAACCGTTGAATTCCTGTTTGATACAGGTTTGGAACGCTATAAAGCTGGCGAAGCAACCGAAACTTTGATCCCTGTATTTAAAGAAGTGTGCGATCGCGCCCCTAAAACAAGTTCAGCGTGGATTTGTTTATCTTGGTTGTATTTGCTAGAAAACAAACCCAACTTGGCTTACAAAGCTGCACAGAAGGCAGTCAAGTTAAATCCACAAGACCCACAAGCCCGAATTAATTTGGCTATGTCCATGCTGGAAACAGGTCAAAAAGGTTTGCGAGAACATATTGAATTCGCAAAACAATTAATTTTTGTCAATGAAGAATGGGAAAAAGAAATTAAAGATAGCATTACCGATGGTTTAAGCCGCAAACCAGATTGGCAGAGTTTGGCAAAAGTCAAAACCTGGCTATTTGAATAA
- a CDS encoding FHA domain-containing protein translates to MATETHENHLLIIEDDQGRKEFILEQTIYSLGRDRECNIRLVSQFVSRRHATLVRMPRENSRNTYYYRIVDGDAKGKPSANGMIVNGRKIPFHDLKNEDEIVFGPQIRAIYYLLQNTQLSGRTDASEYDITLINPGMNEDEEIED, encoded by the coding sequence ATGGCAACGGAAACTCATGAAAATCATCTACTGATTATTGAGGATGATCAAGGTCGCAAGGAATTTATTCTGGAACAGACAATCTACTCTCTTGGCAGAGACCGAGAGTGTAATATCCGTTTGGTGTCTCAGTTTGTCTCCCGTCGCCATGCCACATTAGTGAGAATGCCACGAGAGAATAGTCGCAATACTTATTATTACCGGATTGTCGATGGTGATGCCAAAGGAAAGCCTAGTGCCAACGGTATGATAGTTAATGGACGCAAAATTCCATTTCACGATCTAAAGAATGAAGATGAGATAGTTTTTGGGCCTCAGATCCGGGCGATTTATTATTTATTACAAAATACTCAGCTTTCCGGTAGAACGGATGCTAGCGAGTATGATATTACACTTATAAATCCCGGTATGAATGAAGATGAAGAGATAGAAGATTAA
- a CDS encoding TIGR01777 family oxidoreductase: protein MKVAITGATGFVGSRLVEKLHKQGHRILVLTRNSLSAQKVFPPGAFPNIEIVTYTPTESGSWQDTLAGCDGVVNLAGEPIAEERWTSGQKQKILNSRQLGTQKIVEAIAKAHPQPSVLVNASAVGYYGTSETATFDETSSSGNDFLAQVCQAWEAEAQKVKDAGVRLVILRLGIVLGDGGALGKMITPFKLFAGGPLGSGRQWLSWIHLDDLVNLILQALTNSAMEGVYNATAPHPVRMAELSQTLGQVMQRPSWLPVPGFALEALLGDGAMVVLEGQQVMPKRTLDAGFKYEYSDLLPALSQIIR, encoded by the coding sequence ATGAAAGTAGCCATAACTGGAGCAACGGGATTTGTCGGCAGTCGATTGGTAGAAAAACTCCACAAGCAGGGTCATAGAATACTGGTCTTAACCCGTAACAGTTTATCTGCTCAAAAAGTTTTTCCCCCAGGGGCTTTTCCTAATATAGAAATTGTCACCTATACTCCAACAGAATCTGGTTCGTGGCAAGATACGCTCGCTGGTTGTGATGGTGTCGTTAATCTGGCAGGAGAACCCATTGCCGAGGAACGCTGGACATCGGGACAAAAGCAGAAAATCCTCAATAGCCGCCAGCTAGGTACACAGAAAATAGTGGAAGCCATAGCTAAAGCTCATCCTCAACCATCTGTGTTGGTCAATGCTTCGGCTGTTGGCTACTATGGTACGAGTGAAACAGCTACCTTTGATGAAACGAGTTCATCTGGTAACGATTTTCTCGCTCAAGTCTGTCAAGCCTGGGAAGCAGAAGCACAAAAAGTCAAAGATGCTGGTGTGCGCCTTGTGATTCTGCGTTTAGGCATTGTCTTGGGTGATGGTGGTGCTTTGGGCAAAATGATCACACCTTTCAAACTTTTTGCAGGTGGTCCCCTTGGTAGTGGTCGGCAGTGGTTATCGTGGATTCATTTAGATGACTTAGTAAACCTGATTTTACAAGCTTTAACTAATTCAGCTATGGAAGGGGTATATAATGCTACTGCTCCTCATCCGGTTCGGATGGCAGAGTTAAGCCAAACTTTAGGACAAGTAATGCAACGTCCTTCTTGGTTACCCGTTCCTGGGTTTGCTCTGGAAGCTCTCTTAGGAGATGGCGCGATGGTAGTTTTAGAAGGTCAACAGGTCATGCCTAAGCGGACTTTAGATGCTGGTTTCAAGTATGAATACTCAGATTTGCTGCCAGCGTTGTCACAAATTATTAGGTGA
- a CDS encoding TM2 domain-containing protein — translation MANFNPTQPTKQLVAGYCGIIFGGVGAHKFVLGYVPEGFIMLVIALVGGFFTYGISLLIMQLVGLIEGMIYLNKSPEEFVHTYFVNKQGWF, via the coding sequence ATGGCAAATTTCAACCCAACTCAACCAACGAAACAACTTGTTGCTGGTTACTGCGGGATTATTTTCGGAGGAGTTGGCGCTCATAAATTTGTTCTAGGATATGTGCCAGAAGGCTTTATTATGCTCGTGATTGCTTTAGTTGGAGGTTTTTTTACCTACGGAATTAGTTTGTTAATTATGCAGCTTGTGGGTTTGATTGAAGGCATGATTTACTTGAACAAGTCCCCAGAAGAGTTTGTTCATACCTACTTTGTGAATAAGCAGGGCTGGTTTTAG
- a CDS encoding iron-sulfur cluster assembly accessory protein — MTQVTQSQQRGIQLSQSALLQVKSLQQKQGNELCLRVGVRQGGCSGMSYMMDFEDTSKITPQDEVFDYDGFKIVCDGKSLLYLYGLMLDYSDAMIGGGFQFTNPNAAQTCGCGKSFGV, encoded by the coding sequence ATGACACAAGTAACTCAGTCCCAACAACGTGGCATTCAACTAAGCCAATCAGCCTTGCTCCAGGTAAAGTCCTTGCAACAAAAGCAAGGCAACGAACTATGCTTACGAGTTGGAGTCCGTCAAGGCGGTTGTTCGGGAATGTCTTACATGATGGACTTTGAGGACACCAGTAAGATCACCCCGCAGGATGAAGTTTTCGATTACGATGGCTTCAAAATTGTCTGTGATGGCAAAAGTTTATTATACCTCTATGGTTTAATGCTCGATTATAGCGATGCCATGATTGGTGGTGGTTTTCAATTCACTAACCCCAATGCTGCCCAAACCTGTGGTTGCGGCAAGTCATTTGGGGTGTAA